In one window of Lacticaseibacillus casei DSM 20011 = JCM 1134 = ATCC 393 DNA:
- a CDS encoding IS30 family transposase — protein MQKQDSTHRQKGQHLTSLERGKVAGFRQAGKSNRWIAAEIGVCPQTINNEIKRGTVDQVKKSNGKRVYHRQYLPEAAQARYETARLSCHRPDKFASVQVFLAWYVQRAKQDKWSPDASIGYAKRHKLFTPEELVCASTLYQYIDDQRLEIRNIDLLEKTKRKTSHQHHTKAKRLAGRSIEERPKVVERRRQFGHWEMDTIVGKRNGKESVILTLIERKTRCQLLRLIEGRDADSVSYALRGIKREWGACIKTITADNGPEFTALNTAFAGTETEIFYAHPYTSCDRGTNEAHNRMIRQDFPKGMSLDDISPSQVQATQDRLNQLPRKQQGYCTPQQNFEAEARRVRRMAQ, from the coding sequence ATGCAGAAACAGGATAGCACACACCGCCAAAAAGGTCAGCACTTAACATCACTCGAGCGCGGAAAAGTGGCCGGATTCCGCCAAGCTGGGAAGTCCAATCGTTGGATTGCTGCTGAAATTGGCGTCTGCCCGCAGACCATTAATAATGAAATCAAGCGAGGTACAGTAGATCAGGTCAAGAAGAGTAATGGCAAGCGCGTCTACCATCGACAATACCTGCCAGAGGCTGCTCAGGCACGTTACGAGACTGCACGCTTGAGCTGCCATCGTCCTGACAAGTTCGCCAGCGTACAGGTCTTCTTAGCCTGGTACGTACAGCGAGCTAAGCAGGACAAATGGTCGCCGGATGCTTCGATCGGCTATGCCAAGCGACACAAGCTGTTTACTCCTGAAGAGCTTGTTTGTGCCTCGACTTTGTACCAGTACATTGACGACCAACGCCTAGAGATTCGAAATATCGACCTGTTGGAGAAGACTAAGCGGAAGACCTCTCACCAGCACCACACCAAGGCTAAGCGCCTGGCTGGCCGCAGTATCGAGGAACGGCCTAAGGTCGTTGAACGACGCAGGCAGTTCGGTCACTGGGAGATGGATACCATTGTCGGTAAACGCAATGGCAAGGAGAGCGTCATCTTGACTCTGATTGAGCGCAAGACCCGTTGCCAACTTCTCCGCTTGATCGAAGGACGAGATGCAGACTCTGTGAGCTATGCATTGCGTGGAATCAAGCGCGAATGGGGAGCTTGCATCAAGACCATCACAGCCGACAACGGACCCGAGTTCACCGCCTTAAATACTGCTTTTGCTGGGACGGAAACTGAGATCTTCTACGCCCATCCTTACACGTCCTGCGACCGTGGCACCAACGAGGCACATAACCGGATGATCCGCCAGGACTTCCCTAAGGGCATGTCCCTAGATGACATTAGCCCTAGTCAAGTGCAGGCCACGCAAGACCGCTTGAATCAGTTGCCTCGCAAACAACAGGGCTACTGCACACCCCAGCAAAACTTTGAGGCCGAAGCTCGGCGCGTTCGCCGCATGGCCCAGTAG
- a CDS encoding NusG domain II-containing protein, producing MHWLKKYVRPLDYVIVFILFIACFIPLGIFSMTEAHVNTDQKVAVISINGHVKRRIKLDAHAGHQQFTLYPAKGEYNVIEVDGARIRDKEDNSPDQIAVHTGWISQIGQQSICLPHKLLIEIKPAQGNKGTSGDDGGLVHP from the coding sequence ATACACTGGCTAAAAAAATATGTACGACCGCTGGATTATGTCATTGTATTCATACTCTTCATAGCATGCTTCATTCCACTGGGGATTTTTTCGATGACCGAGGCGCATGTGAATACGGATCAAAAAGTGGCGGTTATTTCGATTAATGGCCATGTCAAACGGCGCATTAAGCTGGATGCGCATGCAGGTCACCAGCAGTTTACGCTGTATCCGGCAAAGGGGGAGTACAATGTCATCGAAGTTGATGGTGCACGTATTCGCGATAAGGAAGATAATTCGCCGGATCAGATTGCGGTGCATACGGGCTGGATTAGCCAAATTGGGCAGCAAAGCATCTGCCTACCGCATAAATTGCTGATTGAAATCAAGCCAGCGCAAGGAAATAAAGGCACTAGCGGCGATGATGGCGGACTGGTACACCCTTAA
- the cydC gene encoding thiol reductant ABC exporter subunit CydC, which translates to MHWWKNEHWVRPDLKRYRWLLFWSLVLGVMMFVFAGALMFTSGFLIDKSATKPLFAAIYVTVVLTRAFGVGRPVFQYVERLTSHNWVLRITSHMRRKLYKVLETDAAFVSEHHQTGDILGLLADDIGHIQNLYLRMIFPTVVGAGLTVIATLLLGWFNWGFALWICLLLLFQILILPWWGLVVERFRKAEQKQLNHDAYVSLTDSVLGLSDWVITHRGQEFLDQSLAAPKKLAASTAKSKRFQWGRDFVGQLLFVLITISMLIWTNLEWTGSQASANWVGAFVLVVFPLDQAFSGIAQGVGEWPTYRDAIRHLNDLHPVTRALPKQQPVPTTFKTIQLKQVSFRYTPTDPELITDIDLTVHAGEKMAILGPSGMGKTTLLQLVLGDLTPTTGQVLIDGQDVLNYQQNRTNLFAVLDQSPFLFSTSIINNVRLGNENASDEEVAAALKAVKLDKLIAQLPNGMDSSVEEAGFAFSGGERQRLSLARILLQDAPIILLDEPTVGLDPITEQALLDTMFSVLKGKTILWVTHHLQGVSQTDRVVFLEDGKLTMNDTPQHLAEQNQRYQNLYALDAGLR; encoded by the coding sequence ATGCATTGGTGGAAAAATGAACACTGGGTCCGGCCTGATCTAAAACGCTACCGGTGGCTACTGTTTTGGTCGCTGGTTCTTGGGGTCATGATGTTCGTGTTCGCCGGCGCGTTGATGTTCACCTCAGGCTTTTTGATTGATAAAAGTGCCACTAAACCCTTATTTGCGGCTATTTATGTGACTGTTGTCCTGACCCGTGCCTTTGGGGTTGGCCGCCCGGTCTTCCAATATGTTGAGCGTTTAACCAGTCACAACTGGGTGCTGCGGATTACCAGCCATATGCGCCGTAAGTTATACAAAGTGCTGGAAACCGATGCGGCATTTGTCTCGGAACACCACCAAACTGGTGATATTTTGGGATTACTGGCAGATGACATCGGCCACATTCAGAACCTTTATTTGCGGATGATTTTTCCGACCGTGGTTGGCGCTGGTCTGACTGTGATTGCCACGTTACTATTGGGCTGGTTCAACTGGGGCTTCGCGTTATGGATCTGCTTGTTATTACTGTTCCAGATCCTGATTCTCCCTTGGTGGGGACTGGTGGTTGAACGCTTCCGCAAGGCTGAGCAAAAGCAGCTGAATCATGATGCCTATGTATCACTGACGGATTCGGTGCTTGGCCTATCCGATTGGGTCATCACCCATCGCGGACAGGAGTTTTTGGATCAGAGCTTGGCAGCACCGAAAAAGCTGGCTGCCTCGACGGCAAAATCCAAACGTTTCCAGTGGGGACGGGACTTTGTCGGCCAGTTACTCTTCGTGTTAATTACCATCAGTATGCTAATTTGGACCAACCTTGAATGGACTGGCAGTCAGGCAAGTGCCAACTGGGTCGGTGCCTTCGTCCTGGTTGTTTTCCCGCTTGATCAAGCCTTTTCAGGCATTGCCCAAGGCGTTGGTGAGTGGCCAACTTATCGAGATGCGATCCGGCACCTCAATGATCTGCACCCGGTGACACGGGCATTGCCCAAGCAACAGCCGGTACCGACTACTTTTAAAACCATTCAGCTGAAGCAGGTTAGCTTCCGCTATACGCCAACCGATCCTGAATTGATCACCGATATCGATTTGACCGTTCACGCCGGCGAAAAAATGGCGATTCTCGGTCCCAGTGGCATGGGGAAAACGACCTTGTTGCAACTGGTCCTGGGCGACTTAACACCGACGACCGGTCAAGTTTTGATTGATGGGCAAGACGTACTGAATTATCAGCAAAACCGCACGAATCTATTCGCGGTGCTAGATCAAAGTCCATTTCTGTTCAGTACGTCGATTATTAATAACGTCCGTTTGGGCAATGAAAATGCCAGCGATGAAGAAGTCGCTGCGGCGTTGAAAGCCGTCAAGCTGGACAAACTCATTGCCCAACTGCCCAATGGTATGGACAGCAGTGTCGAAGAAGCTGGCTTTGCCTTTTCCGGTGGTGAGCGTCAGCGGTTATCGTTAGCGCGGATTCTTTTACAGGATGCGCCTATCATACTGCTGGACGAACCTACCGTTGGCTTGGACCCGATTACCGAACAGGCGCTGCTGGATACGATGTTCTCCGTTCTAAAAGGGAAGACCATTCTCTGGGTCACCCATCATCTGCAAGGTGTCAGCCAAACCGATCGCGTCGTCTTCCTGGAAGATGGCAAGTTGACGATGAATGACACGCCGCAGCATTTGGCTGAGCAGAATCAGCGGTATCAGAATCTGTATGCGCTCGATGCGGGGTTGCGGTGA
- the cydD gene encoding thiol reductant ABC exporter subunit CydD produces MIDKTLMRLSGMRKTMTMLAGFALVQAFVILLQGKFLAEGIVHSWNRQSLAGLWMPLGLFALAFTVRQLIVWVRNRIGARFAMNGSAWLQEQLLKHLYALGPAAVAKEGTGNLVTMALDGIPEAENYIELILNKILNMSIIPWVLVAYIWYENWLTGFTLLIMFPIIILFMVILGLAARDKSESQYAGFQKMSNHFIDSLRGLKTLQLMGISRQYANNVYEVSEDYRKQTMGVLRIAMLSTFALDFFTTLSIAVVAVFLGIKLMDGGIPLYPAMVALILAPEYFMPIRDFGTDYHATLNGKNAMAAIWKVIDQPLPTDTKVLPAFDGWQNQDTLTMQHLDFMYDDKRAGIHDANLQFTGPEKVAIIGASGSGKSTLLNLIGGFLQPQSATITVRGTKVPHLTQAAWQDHLSYIPQDPYLFADTIAANIRFYRPSASDDEVRQAAAAAGLSHWIETLPDGYATRIGEGGRGISGGQAQRIALARTLVDTNRSIWLFDEPTAHLDIETEAELKETLVPLFKNRLVIFATHRLHWLNQMDRVIVVDGGRIVAEGTPSELAAHSKPYQALVHEMRGEFNALVEK; encoded by the coding sequence ATGATCGATAAGACGCTCATGCGCTTATCGGGAATGAGGAAAACAATGACAATGCTTGCCGGGTTTGCGCTCGTGCAAGCTTTTGTTATTTTATTGCAAGGAAAGTTTCTTGCAGAAGGGATCGTCCATTCCTGGAATCGTCAAAGTTTAGCCGGGTTATGGATGCCTTTGGGGCTGTTTGCACTGGCATTTACCGTGCGGCAGCTCATTGTGTGGGTGCGCAATCGCATCGGTGCCCGCTTCGCCATGAACGGATCTGCGTGGTTGCAAGAACAATTGCTGAAGCACTTGTATGCATTAGGACCAGCGGCAGTGGCAAAAGAAGGCACCGGTAATCTGGTCACCATGGCGCTCGACGGCATTCCCGAAGCCGAAAATTATATTGAACTGATCTTAAACAAAATTCTCAACATGAGCATTATTCCATGGGTTTTGGTCGCCTATATCTGGTATGAAAATTGGTTGACCGGCTTTACCTTACTGATTATGTTTCCGATCATCATCTTGTTCATGGTGATTTTGGGACTGGCAGCGCGTGATAAGTCGGAAAGTCAGTATGCCGGTTTTCAGAAAATGAGCAACCATTTCATTGATTCGCTGCGGGGACTCAAAACGCTGCAATTGATGGGCATTAGTCGCCAGTACGCCAATAACGTTTATGAAGTTTCGGAAGATTACCGGAAGCAGACCATGGGCGTTTTACGCATTGCCATGTTGTCGACCTTTGCGTTGGATTTCTTTACGACGTTATCGATTGCGGTTGTCGCGGTTTTTCTTGGGATTAAGCTGATGGATGGCGGCATTCCTTTATACCCCGCGATGGTCGCGCTGATTCTGGCGCCGGAGTATTTTATGCCGATTCGTGATTTCGGCACGGATTACCACGCAACGTTAAATGGCAAAAACGCGATGGCCGCGATCTGGAAGGTGATCGACCAGCCGTTGCCGACTGACACCAAGGTGTTGCCGGCGTTTGACGGTTGGCAGAATCAAGATACATTAACCATGCAGCATCTTGATTTCATGTACGACGATAAACGTGCAGGAATTCATGACGCCAATCTGCAGTTTACCGGCCCGGAAAAGGTAGCAATCATTGGCGCCAGCGGTTCCGGCAAGTCGACATTGTTAAATTTGATTGGCGGCTTTTTGCAACCGCAATCCGCAACGATCACTGTCCGGGGAACCAAGGTGCCGCATCTGACGCAGGCCGCCTGGCAGGATCATTTGAGTTATATTCCGCAGGATCCGTATTTGTTTGCGGACACCATTGCGGCTAACATTCGCTTTTATCGCCCGAGTGCTTCAGATGACGAAGTTCGGCAAGCAGCAGCGGCAGCAGGCTTGAGTCACTGGATCGAGACACTGCCGGATGGCTATGCGACCCGCATCGGTGAAGGTGGCCGGGGCATTTCTGGCGGCCAGGCCCAGCGAATCGCATTGGCACGGACCTTGGTTGATACTAACCGGTCAATCTGGTTATTCGACGAGCCGACTGCCCATTTGGATATTGAAACCGAAGCCGAGCTAAAGGAGACTTTGGTGCCGCTATTTAAAAATCGCCTGGTCATCTTTGCCACGCACCGACTGCATTGGCTCAATCAAATGGATCGCGTGATAGTTGTTGATGGCGGGCGGATCGTTGCTGAAGGAACACCGAGCGAGCTAGCGGCCCACTCTAAGCCATATCAGGCACTGGTACACGAAATGCGAGGTGAATTCAATGCATTGGTGGAAAAATGA
- the cydB gene encoding cytochrome d ubiquinol oxidase subunit II codes for MSWLQILWFFLLFVLFSGFFVLEGFDFGVGMSTKLLVHNTSEEDQLVATIGPHWDGNEVWLITAGGAMFASYPMWYASLFSGFYIMFFIVLFGLIVRGVSFEFAAHAETKTGRNIWRWALACGSLIPPFVLGMIFTAIIQPLPITKAGDVYPTLGNQINLLTIVGGVAVTLMMLMHGLNFIRLKTTGDLRKRARDWNSKLYYLLYAGEVVFAVLLFFMTDFFKERPISTLLILVVIVGSTVAAHIGVLKDNEVLSFVGSAIGLVGVVGVIFNGLFPRVMIGQDAAMSILAKDASASSLTLTIMTIVAVILLPIALIYFIWSYVVFHKRIQAKGAVSE; via the coding sequence ATGAGCTGGTTACAGATTTTATGGTTCTTTTTATTGTTCGTCCTGTTCAGCGGTTTCTTCGTACTTGAAGGCTTCGACTTTGGCGTTGGCATGTCAACCAAACTGTTAGTTCACAACACGAGCGAAGAAGATCAGTTGGTGGCAACGATCGGTCCGCATTGGGATGGTAATGAAGTTTGGCTGATCACCGCTGGCGGTGCGATGTTTGCTTCTTATCCAATGTGGTACGCGAGCTTGTTCTCCGGCTTTTATATCATGTTCTTCATCGTTTTGTTTGGGCTGATTGTTCGTGGTGTGTCCTTTGAATTTGCGGCACACGCCGAGACCAAAACCGGTCGCAATATCTGGCGCTGGGCGCTGGCTTGCGGCAGCCTGATTCCGCCGTTTGTCTTAGGGATGATTTTCACTGCGATTATCCAGCCGCTACCAATTACCAAGGCCGGTGACGTTTATCCGACGTTGGGCAATCAGATTAATCTTCTGACCATCGTTGGTGGTGTCGCGGTGACGTTGATGATGCTGATGCACGGGTTGAACTTCATTCGCCTGAAGACAACCGGTGATTTACGCAAGCGTGCGCGCGATTGGAATAGCAAGCTGTATTATCTGCTATATGCCGGTGAAGTTGTATTCGCAGTTCTGCTGTTCTTTATGACCGACTTCTTCAAGGAACGCCCTATCAGCACGTTACTGATTTTGGTTGTGATTGTCGGTTCAACTGTTGCTGCCCATATCGGCGTTTTGAAAGATAATGAAGTGCTTTCCTTTGTCGGAAGTGCGATTGGACTGGTTGGCGTCGTTGGCGTCATCTTCAATGGCTTATTCCCACGTGTCATGATCGGGCAGGATGCAGCAATGTCCATTCTTGCAAAAGATGCCAGTGCCAGCTCGTTGACCCTGACCATCATGACCATCGTGGCAGTTATCCTGTTGCCAATTGCCTTAATCTACTTCATCTGGAGTTACGTTGTCTTCCACAAACGTATTCAAGCAAAAGGGGCGGTTAGTGAATGA
- a CDS encoding cytochrome ubiquinol oxidase subunit I, producing the protein MLMAMDVLSLARFQFAMTTVFHFFFVPFSIGMGLVTAIMETLYVRKKNETYKKMAKFWGKIFLLSFAVGVVTGIIQEFQFGMNWSNYSRFMGDIFGVPLAIEALLAFFMESTFIGLWMFTWDRFKPAVHAIFIWMTWLGTTLSAIWILSANAFMQHPTGFAISQTTGRVKLVDFGAVITNPQLWVEFPHVIFGAFTTAGFAVAGMAAWRLLKKDQVDFYKKSLKVGLVVGTIASACAIGFGDLQTQFIIKDQPMKFAATEGIYKDTSDPAPWTLVELINTKDHTTSGNIEVPYLLSLLSYHKMNGSVKGMETANKELQAKYGKDKDYYVPVKTLFWSFRVMAGGGVLLFLLGVLGLWFGRKKKDTLLNQRWLLYILGFALWLPFIINTAGWFITELGRYPWVVYGLYTTADAVSPTTTAGQLLFTNICYFLIFTLLGGVMIYYSHRVLKKGPEGDLNTDYGVNSDPLAKEAFAK; encoded by the coding sequence ATGCTAATGGCAATGGACGTATTATCGCTTGCACGTTTTCAGTTTGCGATGACGACCGTTTTCCATTTCTTTTTCGTGCCGTTTTCAATTGGTATGGGCCTTGTGACCGCCATTATGGAAACGCTATATGTGCGCAAAAAGAATGAGACATATAAGAAGATGGCCAAGTTCTGGGGCAAGATCTTCTTGCTCAGCTTTGCCGTAGGGGTCGTTACCGGCATTATTCAAGAATTTCAGTTCGGCATGAATTGGTCGAACTATTCACGATTCATGGGGGACATCTTCGGGGTGCCACTGGCGATTGAAGCGCTGCTGGCATTCTTTATGGAATCGACGTTCATCGGTTTGTGGATGTTTACTTGGGATCGCTTCAAGCCAGCTGTACATGCTATCTTTATTTGGATGACCTGGTTAGGTACCACGTTATCGGCAATTTGGATTCTTTCAGCGAATGCCTTTATGCAGCACCCAACTGGCTTTGCGATCAGTCAAACCACAGGACGGGTCAAGTTGGTTGACTTTGGTGCCGTGATCACGAATCCGCAGTTGTGGGTTGAATTTCCGCATGTTATCTTTGGTGCCTTCACTACAGCCGGGTTTGCCGTTGCGGGCATGGCTGCTTGGCGGTTACTGAAGAAGGATCAGGTCGACTTTTACAAGAAGTCACTTAAAGTCGGTTTGGTAGTCGGCACCATCGCTTCTGCGTGCGCGATCGGTTTTGGTGATTTGCAGACGCAATTCATTATTAAAGATCAGCCAATGAAGTTTGCGGCTACCGAAGGAATTTACAAAGATACCAGTGATCCGGCACCGTGGACGTTGGTTGAGTTGATCAATACCAAAGATCACACGACGAGTGGCAATATTGAAGTGCCATATTTGCTGAGCCTGTTGTCCTACCACAAAATGAACGGTTCGGTTAAAGGCATGGAGACGGCTAACAAAGAACTTCAAGCTAAGTATGGTAAAGACAAAGACTACTATGTACCGGTTAAGACCTTGTTCTGGAGCTTCCGGGTCATGGCCGGTGGCGGTGTTCTGCTATTCCTGCTTGGTGTCTTAGGTCTTTGGTTCGGTCGCAAGAAGAAGGATACGTTGTTGAATCAACGTTGGCTGCTATACATTCTCGGCTTTGCACTATGGCTGCCATTTATCATTAACACGGCTGGCTGGTTCATCACTGAGTTAGGTCGTTATCCGTGGGTTGTTTACGGATTGTACACGACCGCCGATGCGGTTTCGCCAACCACGACAGCCGGTCAGTTGCTGTTCACCAACATTTGCTACTTCCTGATCTTCACCTTACTCGGCGGTGTCATGATTTACTATTCACACCGCGTTTTGAAGAAAGGACCAGAAGGCGATTTGAACACCGATTATGGGGTCAACAGCGATCCGTTAGCTAAGGAGGCGTTCGCAAAATGA
- a CDS encoding IS30 family transposase, with amino-acid sequence MQKQDSTHRQKGQHLTSLERGKVAGFRQAGKSNRWIAAEIGVCPQTINNEIKRGTVDQVKKSNGKRVYHRQYLPEAAQVRYETARLSCHRPDKFASVQVFLAWYVQRAKQDKWSPDASIGYAKRHKLFTPEELVCASTLYQYIDDQRLEIRNIDLLEKTKRKTSHQHHTKAKRLAGRSIEERPKVVERRRQFGHWEMDTIVGKRNGKESVILTLIERKTRCQLLRLIEGRDADSVSYALRGIKREWGACIKTITADNGPEFTALNTAFAGTETEIFYAHPYTSCDRGTNEAHNRMIRQDFPKGMSLDDISPSQVQATQDRLNQLPRKQQGYCTPQQNFEAEARRVRRMA; translated from the coding sequence ATGCAGAAACAGGATAGCACACACCGCCAAAAAGGTCAGCACTTAACATCACTCGAGCGCGGAAAAGTGGCCGGATTCCGCCAAGCTGGGAAGTCCAATCGTTGGATTGCTGCTGAAATTGGCGTCTGCCCGCAGACCATTAATAATGAAATCAAGCGAGGTACAGTAGATCAGGTCAAGAAGAGTAATGGCAAGCGCGTCTACCATCGACAATACCTGCCAGAGGCTGCTCAGGTACGTTACGAGACTGCACGCTTGAGCTGTCATCGTCCTGACAAGTTCGCCAGCGTACAGGTCTTCTTAGCCTGGTACGTACAGCGAGCTAAGCAGGACAAATGGTCGCCGGATGCTTCAATCGGCTATGCCAAGCGACACAAGCTGTTTACTCCTGAAGAGCTTGTTTGTGCCTCGACTTTGTACCAGTACATTGACGACCAACGCCTAGAGATTCGAAATATCGACCTGTTGGAGAAGACTAAGCGGAAGACCTCTCACCAGCACCACACCAAGGCTAAGCGCCTGGCTGGCCGCAGTATCGAGGAACGGCCTAAGGTCGTTGAACGACGCAGGCAGTTCGGTCACTGGGAGATGGATACCATTGTCGGTAAACGCAATGGCAAGGAGAGCGTCATCTTGACTCTGATTGAGCGCAAGACCCGTTGCCAACTTCTCCGCTTGATCGAAGGACGAGATGCAGACTCTGTGAGCTATGCATTGCGTGGAATCAAGCGCGAATGGGGAGCTTGCATCAAGACCATCACAGCCGACAACGGACCCGAGTTCACCGCCTTAAATACTGCTTTTGCTGGGACGGAAACTGAGATCTTCTACGCCCATCCTTACACGTCCTGCGACCGTGGCACCAACGAGGCACATAACCGGATGATCCGCCAGGACTTCCCTAAGGGCATGTCCCTAGATGACATTAGCCCTAGTCAAGTGCAGGCCACGCAAGACCGCTTGAATCAGTTGCCTCGCAAACAACAGGGCTACTGCACACCCCAGCAAAACTTTGAGGCCGAAGCTCGGCGCGTTCGCCGCATGGCCTAG
- a CDS encoding pyrimidine-nucleoside phosphorylase, producing the protein MRMVDLITKKRDRGELTNEELTWMIEQYTAGKIPDYQMSAFLMAVYFNGMTDAERNHFAFAMLHSGDVLDLSEIPGIKVDKHSTGGVGDKISIPLAPLVACLGVPVPMISGRGLGHTGGTLDKLESIPGFNVTETEAEFKKQVQTIHEAIVSASREVAPADRRIYALRDVTGTVESIPLIAGSIMSKKLASGTNALVFDVKVGNGAFMKTIKDARALAKALVSISQIAGVKSVALLTDMNQPLGITIGNSLEIAESIAVLKNRGPRDVHDLTVALAAQMLVLGGKAPSLEVASGLAEDALRDGRALTAFKQLIQAQGGDPAVVDDPRKLPQAKYRIPVTADESGVVDQIDTNALGLAAMQLGGGRAKKDDVLDLAVGLVLHKKLGTPVSKGDTLVMLHTDTKNVADIVGLVQKAYHIGSSAPKKSPLIHEIIRP; encoded by the coding sequence ATGCGCATGGTCGATTTGATCACGAAGAAACGCGATCGAGGTGAGCTGACAAATGAAGAGCTGACCTGGATGATTGAACAATATACCGCTGGCAAGATTCCTGACTATCAGATGAGTGCCTTTTTGATGGCGGTTTACTTCAATGGTATGACGGATGCCGAACGCAACCATTTTGCGTTTGCAATGTTACACTCCGGCGATGTTCTTGATCTCAGCGAAATCCCCGGTATTAAGGTCGATAAGCACAGCACCGGTGGGGTAGGCGACAAGATCAGTATTCCGTTGGCGCCGCTGGTTGCGTGCTTAGGCGTGCCGGTGCCGATGATTTCCGGTCGCGGGCTTGGCCATACAGGGGGGACGCTTGATAAGCTCGAGAGTATCCCCGGTTTCAACGTCACCGAAACCGAGGCAGAGTTTAAAAAGCAGGTGCAGACGATCCACGAAGCGATTGTCAGCGCCAGCCGCGAAGTTGCCCCAGCGGATCGCCGGATTTATGCGTTGCGTGATGTGACGGGCACTGTGGAATCGATACCACTTATTGCCGGCTCCATCATGAGCAAAAAACTGGCCAGCGGCACCAATGCCTTAGTCTTCGATGTCAAAGTCGGCAATGGTGCGTTTATGAAAACCATCAAAGATGCACGGGCCTTAGCCAAGGCTTTGGTCAGCATTAGCCAGATCGCCGGCGTCAAAAGCGTCGCCTTATTGACTGACATGAATCAGCCACTGGGGATTACGATCGGGAATAGTCTGGAAATTGCCGAATCCATTGCGGTACTGAAAAATCGCGGGCCGCGTGATGTGCATGATCTGACCGTCGCTTTAGCAGCGCAAATGCTGGTACTAGGCGGCAAGGCTCCCAGTTTGGAAGTTGCCAGCGGTTTAGCCGAAGACGCTTTGCGGGACGGGCGCGCTTTGACTGCATTTAAGCAATTAATTCAAGCACAAGGCGGCGATCCCGCTGTCGTTGACGATCCGCGAAAATTACCGCAAGCCAAGTATCGGATTCCCGTGACTGCAGATGAAAGCGGCGTTGTCGATCAAATTGACACGAATGCGCTTGGCCTAGCAGCGATGCAGCTCGGTGGTGGGCGGGCCAAAAAAGATGACGTTTTGGATTTAGCAGTCGGATTGGTTTTGCACAAGAAACTGGGAACACCGGTGTCGAAAGGCGATACGCTTGTGATGTTGCACACGGATACGAAAAATGTCGCCGATATTGTTGGACTAGTCCAAAAAGCCTATCACATTGGCTCCTCAGCGCCGAAAAAGTCACCGCTCATTCATGAAATTATTCGCCCGTGA
- the add gene encoding adenosine deaminase gives MDFDTLHALGKTELHCHLDGSLSLSCIRQLAKMINRPLPASDDALRQLVQAPTDSENLADYLKTFDFVAPLLQTKKALQLAAFDVVAQAAEENVRYIEIRFAPAFSISGGLSLSEATEAVIEGLHQAMTKFDIVAKALVCGMRQLPNADNQTMFRTNAALLGNGLVGGDFAGNEADFPTSVCAPAIKTAQALGVPLTFHAGECHCPQNIAEAIFLGIPRIGHATACFDQPDLIQKIVQTHTTIELCLTSNLQTKAARSLDEFPYQALKAAGAAITINTDNRTVSNTTLTHEYELYQTYFKTTAADFLAFNLNAINAAFISEPAKQTLRNRLQQDYAAFL, from the coding sequence ATGGACTTCGACACGCTACATGCTTTAGGTAAAACGGAACTGCACTGCCATCTTGACGGCTCATTATCGCTAAGCTGCATTCGCCAACTCGCCAAAATGATCAATCGCCCTTTGCCGGCCTCCGATGACGCCTTGCGCCAACTCGTTCAGGCGCCGACCGATTCTGAAAATCTGGCTGATTATCTCAAAACTTTTGACTTTGTTGCCCCACTGCTCCAGACCAAAAAAGCTTTACAATTGGCGGCTTTCGATGTTGTCGCCCAGGCGGCGGAAGAAAATGTTCGGTATATCGAAATCAGATTTGCCCCAGCGTTCTCAATCAGCGGCGGCTTGTCTTTAAGTGAAGCAACCGAGGCTGTCATCGAAGGTCTGCACCAGGCCATGACCAAGTTCGACATTGTTGCTAAAGCGCTTGTCTGCGGCATGCGTCAGTTACCTAATGCTGATAATCAAACAATGTTCCGTACCAATGCCGCGTTGCTAGGTAACGGGTTGGTCGGCGGCGATTTTGCCGGCAACGAGGCTGATTTTCCCACCAGCGTGTGCGCTCCTGCGATCAAAACTGCGCAAGCGCTCGGCGTTCCATTAACTTTTCACGCCGGCGAATGTCACTGTCCGCAAAATATTGCCGAAGCTATCTTCCTTGGCATTCCGCGAATTGGTCACGCCACTGCCTGCTTCGATCAACCAGACCTCATTCAAAAGATCGTCCAGACCCATACCACGATCGAACTGTGCCTGACCAGCAACCTGCAAACCAAAGCGGCCCGGTCGCTAGATGAGTTCCCGTATCAAGCGCTCAAAGCTGCCGGTGCTGCTATCACCATCAACACCGACAACCGCACTGTTTCCAATACGACTCTGACCCACGAGTACGAGCTGTATCAAACCTACTTTAAAACCACCGCTGCAGACTTCTTGGCCTTCAATTTAAACGCCATTAACGCCGCGTTCATTTCCGAACCGGCCAAGCAAACATTGCGCAATCGGTTGCAGCAGGATTATGCGGCTTTTCTGTAG